The genomic DNA TCCAGGAAGGTGTAAAGAAAATTATCCAATCAAAAAAAGACGGAAATCCTCAGACCTTTGCTCAATACACCATTCCCATTGTATTTCATGTGGTGTATAACGGTGCCGGACAAAATGTAACGGATGCAAAAGTTCAGGCAGCTATCTTGCAACTAAACCAGGACTGGTCTCGCACAAACTCAGATGCCGGAAATACTCCTGCTCCGTTTCAGGCGGTGGCTGTTGATATGCAAATTCAGTTTTGCCTGGCTACAAAGGACCCAAGTGGAAATCCTACAACCGGCATTGTTCATAAATCAACTACGGCTACAAGCTTCACCACTAATGATTTTATTAAACAATCTGCAAATGGAGGCGATGACCCATGGGATGTAACTAAATACCTGAACATCTGGTGCGGCAACCTCGGTGGCGGCTTGCTGGGATACGGGCAATTTCCTCCTATCAGTTCGTCTTACGGAACAGTAGTTCATTACTGCACGGTAGGAAGTTTGACTAATCCGGGAACCTGCCCTCCGTTTGGCTATGGAAGAACTCTTTCTCATGAAATAGGTCACTGCTTTAATTTGTATCACATTTGGGGAGATGACGGAGGAGCCTGCACCGGAGATGATCTGGTTGCAGACACGCCTAATCAGGCAGATGCAACATCAGGCTGTTATTCATTTCCTCATACAGATGGATGCACTCCATCCGGAAACGGAATCATGTATATGAACTACATGGATTACAGTGATGACAACTGCTACAATATGTTCACTGCCGGACAAAAAGCAAGATGCCAGAGCGCTATTGCAAATAACCTTATGAGCATTGCGAATAATGCTGTAATAGTTTGCGGTCCCGCTGCCGCGCTTGATGCGGGAATCAACAGCATAGTAAGCCCCAGCGGAATTGCCTGCAGCACCACGCTGACTCCTAAAGTAATATTGCAAAACTATGGCGCCACCACACTTACCTCCTGCACCATTAATTATAAGGTGGATGCCAATCCAAATACACAATTCAGCTGGACAGGTTCGCTGGCATCGGCAGCATCTGCAACTGTTACGCTGCCAAATATGGTCACCACTGCCGGAACGCATACTTTTACTTCTTCCAC from Bacteroidota bacterium includes the following:
- a CDS encoding T9SS type A sorting domain-containing protein, which gives rise to MKKITFSVVLLGAGMVCSLFVNAQSVLPIQAPANAEGIIRCAQVQHDNYLRSQDPNFDAKRAEVEKSIQEGVKKIIQSKKDGNPQTFAQYTIPIVFHVVYNGAGQNVTDAKVQAAILQLNQDWSRTNSDAGNTPAPFQAVAVDMQIQFCLATKDPSGNPTTGIVHKSTTATSFTTNDFIKQSANGGDDPWDVTKYLNIWCGNLGGGLLGYGQFPPISSSYGTVVHYCTVGSLTNPGTCPPFGYGRTLSHEIGHCFNLYHIWGDDGGACTGDDLVADTPNQADATSGCYSFPHTDGCTPSGNGIMYMNYMDYSDDNCYNMFTAGQKARCQSAIANNLMSIANNAVIVCGPAAALDAGINSIVSPSGIACSTTLTPKVILQNYGATTLTSCTINYKVDANPNTQFSWTGSLASAASATVTLPNMVTTAGTHTFTSSTSNPNAGTDGNPGNDQNTSTFTVAGAAQNPPVVDGIESATFPAGWTLNNPDASATWTRTDSAKKTGSYSMYMGNYWYSASGQVDELTSNPISMQSATSAQLTFQVAYQLYTDPNAATNWSDTLKVQVSTDCGATWSTPYFKYSSNLTTVTPVFSTAEFFPTTSQWRLETVSLTPYLPASTMLVKFRHTNDYENNMYVDDINITSVVGIEETDINQYVSVYPNPSSGAVAVYINAGDLGQADVKITNVLGEVISQASENLSVQQKFSFDLSHQPQGMYFINVKTPAGSAVKKVMLSR